The Bacteroidota bacterium genome window below encodes:
- the hemE gene encoding uroporphyrinogen decarboxylase, with amino-acid sequence MMLKNDLLLRVARGESVERPPVWLMRQAGRFLSEYRAVREKAGSFKAMIANPEFAAEVSIQPVDLVGVDAAIIFSDILVIPEAIGLDYEMAKGEGPHFPETIRSTEGLKKLHAADMDGNLKHTFDAIRLLKAELAGRVPVIGFAGAPWTIFCYMTEGGGSKGFTVPRGLVYRDPVFAHALLERITVATIAYLRGQVAAGADIVQIFDSWAGLLGRAQYAEFAAPYIDRIVRAIPEVPVIVFAKDAFHSIDLIAAMPCQVIGLDWTADPAKAAVAAPGKTLQGNLDPAALYGTPKSVEKATLEMIAAFPQGRHIVNLGHGIYPDLPRENVIAMVDTVKNFRYSPILV; translated from the coding sequence ATGATGCTGAAAAATGATCTGCTTCTGCGGGTAGCGCGGGGCGAAAGTGTAGAAAGGCCACCCGTTTGGTTGATGCGGCAGGCTGGAAGGTTCCTCTCCGAATACCGAGCTGTCCGCGAAAAAGCCGGAAGCTTCAAAGCCATGATAGCCAATCCGGAATTTGCTGCTGAAGTGTCGATTCAGCCTGTGGATTTGGTTGGCGTGGATGCGGCGATCATTTTCAGTGACATTCTTGTGATTCCGGAAGCCATTGGATTGGATTACGAGATGGCAAAAGGAGAAGGTCCACATTTCCCGGAAACCATTCGCAGCACGGAAGGGCTCAAAAAGCTCCACGCGGCGGATATGGACGGCAATTTGAAGCATACTTTTGATGCGATTCGCCTGCTGAAAGCGGAATTGGCCGGTCGTGTGCCCGTGATTGGTTTTGCAGGCGCGCCGTGGACGATTTTTTGCTACATGACCGAAGGGGGAGGCTCCAAAGGTTTTACAGTGCCGCGTGGTTTGGTTTACCGCGACCCCGTGTTTGCGCATGCTTTGCTGGAGCGTATTACCGTCGCTACGATCGCCTATTTGCGTGGTCAGGTCGCCGCGGGCGCTGATATCGTTCAAATCTTTGATTCCTGGGCAGGTTTGCTCGGCCGTGCCCAGTACGCCGAATTTGCCGCGCCCTATATCGATCGGATCGTTCGGGCAATTCCCGAAGTCCCCGTGATCGTATTTGCCAAAGATGCCTTTCATTCCATTGATTTGATTGCGGCCATGCCTTGTCAAGTGATTGGACTGGATTGGACGGCCGACCCCGCAAAGGCTGCCGTCGCTGCGCCCGGCAAGACCTTGCAAGGAAATCTTGATCCTGCTGCACTCTACGGAACCCCCAAATCCGTGGAAAAGGCTACGCTGGAGATGATTGCTGCCTTTCCACAAGGCCGCCACATCGTCAACCTTGGCCACGGCATCTATCCGGATCTACCACGCGAAAATGTGATTGCCATGGTCGACACCGTGAAAAATTTCCGTTATTCCCCGATTTTGGTATGA
- a CDS encoding DUF839 domain-containing protein: protein MHLKNFAVFFLFSLLLILTGCGRKKKEVSGNSFIFNPVDTSFTGKEFLLPGGNYKVERLYTEGDLEKVEWKGVMAPAKGKHDFIVFLPINGSATHGILWVNHESILPDTVMGHGGGASVLEVFRDSLLGWKSVGFPHAINFGSVGGTLHNCLGVLTPWGTILTSEEIEPANNFVRNPNDSTKKLLPDSSDFNGRPRWMNYGWMVEVDPLKREVLGKRHAMGRFMHEGNAAMADEKTFYMCDDEAPGAFFKFVADTARNLNSGQLYAWCMQADSNGKHWISIPRGRDTLLHARRHAFQRGASIFIRMEDIEQLPDGSFLITETGKDSVSLATAIAQGGKVMPHLEKYHVGKQIYDDRHGRILRYDPKTETMTVFLEGGQALEDRSIVLSNPDNLAYNKTRNMLVIQEDLNGTSGGRVPAKPGAVKICEIYFLDLKNPKPILDNLKRFAVIPAGCESTGACWSSDYSSLFFNIQNEGDKKIRRSRLMINL from the coding sequence ATGCATCTCAAAAATTTTGCGGTTTTCTTCCTTTTTTCCTTGTTGCTCATCCTCACGGGTTGCGGAAGAAAAAAGAAGGAAGTTTCCGGCAATTCATTCATTTTCAATCCTGTGGATACCTCCTTTACAGGAAAAGAATTCCTGTTGCCTGGCGGAAATTACAAGGTAGAGCGTCTCTATACCGAAGGGGATTTGGAAAAGGTCGAATGGAAAGGCGTCATGGCACCTGCCAAAGGCAAACATGATTTTATCGTTTTCCTTCCCATCAATGGTTCGGCAACACATGGCATCCTTTGGGTGAACCATGAAAGCATTTTGCCCGATACCGTGATGGGCCACGGGGGGGGAGCTTCTGTGTTGGAGGTATTTCGCGATTCCTTGCTGGGATGGAAGTCTGTGGGATTTCCGCACGCGATCAATTTCGGATCAGTGGGGGGAACGCTGCACAATTGTTTGGGCGTTTTGACGCCTTGGGGTACGATTTTGACCTCCGAAGAAATAGAGCCTGCCAACAATTTCGTGCGCAATCCCAACGATAGCACCAAAAAACTCCTTCCCGACAGCAGTGATTTCAATGGAAGACCCAGGTGGATGAACTATGGTTGGATGGTAGAGGTGGATCCACTCAAGCGTGAAGTCTTGGGAAAACGCCATGCGATGGGCCGATTCATGCACGAAGGCAATGCGGCCATGGCCGACGAAAAAACCTTTTATATGTGCGATGACGAGGCTCCGGGAGCGTTTTTTAAGTTTGTCGCCGATACCGCACGTAACCTGAACAGTGGTCAACTGTATGCATGGTGCATGCAAGCTGACAGCAATGGGAAACATTGGATTTCGATTCCGCGAGGGCGCGATACGCTGTTGCATGCGCGTAGGCACGCCTTTCAGCGCGGGGCCTCGATTTTCATTCGAATGGAAGACATTGAGCAATTGCCTGACGGCAGTTTCCTCATCACCGAAACCGGCAAGGACAGTGTGAGTTTGGCCACTGCCATTGCCCAAGGGGGAAAAGTGATGCCGCACTTGGAAAAGTACCATGTCGGGAAGCAAATCTACGATGATCGGCATGGCCGCATTTTGCGCTATGATCCCAAAACTGAGACCATGACGGTGTTTTTGGAAGGTGGACAAGCGTTGGAGGATCGCAGCATTGTTTTGAGTAATCCTGACAATCTTGCCTACAACAAAACTCGGAATATGCTCGTGATTCAGGAGGATTTGAACGGTACTTCGGGAGGCCGGGTGCCTGCCAAGCCGGGTGCTGTCAAAATCTGCGAAATTTATTTTTTGGATCTCAAAAATCCCAAGCCCATTCTGGACAATTTGAAACGTTTTGCTGTCATTCCAGCAGGGTGCGAATCGACGGGCGCGTGCTGGAGCTCGGATTATAGTTCGTTGTTTTTCAACATCCAAAACGAAGGCGACAAGAAAATCCGGCGAAGCCGCCTTATGATAAATCTGTGA
- a CDS encoding DUF4157 domain-containing protein — protein MKAGSGGGGSESSGPSGIPDEVMGKMESTFNTDFSNVNIVQNSSKASEAGALAYAQGNDVHFAPGQFSPETPGGQQLLGHELSHVVQQRQGRVQANSAVNGMAVNNDHALEAEADAMGAKAAQMKVDASPAAKTPSTAAAPVSAPTQLKADPNAKTEGKSAKEKMKRKMALARLSTMIPHSPWTDLPTMRIKTKSKQAKKMPRASAKCSPSMRPIKAEPKKTSKNLPSCPQM, from the coding sequence ATGAAGGCGGGCAGCGGCGGTGGAGGCAGTGAAAGCTCAGGGCCAAGTGGGATTCCTGATGAGGTCATGGGCAAGATGGAATCGACTTTCAATACCGATTTCAGCAATGTCAATATCGTTCAAAACAGCAGCAAAGCTTCAGAAGCAGGAGCTTTGGCTTATGCCCAGGGAAATGATGTACACTTTGCTCCCGGCCAATTCAGCCCGGAAACTCCTGGTGGCCAGCAACTTCTAGGGCACGAACTTTCACACGTCGTCCAACAACGTCAAGGTAGAGTTCAGGCAAATTCAGCAGTCAACGGCATGGCGGTCAACAACGATCATGCCCTCGAAGCAGAAGCCGATGCCATGGGCGCCAAAGCTGCCCAGATGAAAGTCGACGCTTCGCCGGCTGCCAAAACACCCAGCACCGCAGCGGCTCCCGTATCAGCCCCCACGCAGCTCAAGGCAGATCCCAATGCAAAAACGGAGGGTAAATCAGCCAAGGAAAAGATGAAAAGGAAGATGGCCTTGGCCAGGTTGTCAACTATGATCCCACACTCGCCTTGGACGGATTTACCGACCATGAGGATAAAAACGAAGAGCAAGCAGGCGAAGAAAATGCCAAGAGCATCGGCGAAGTGCAGTCCGTCGATGAGGCCAATAAAGGCGGAGCCGAAGAAAACCAGCAAGAATCTTCCCAGTTGCCCGCAAATGTAA